Proteins from a genomic interval of Erwinia sp. SLM-02:
- a CDS encoding M24 family metallopeptidase, with translation MNTRVIQLKSTASPRQFTDVVPVPLSDATMLERKNKVLARMKDEGFDAILIYADKEHGGNFEYLTGFFPRFEEGLLLLEQSGKATLILGNENLKMAGYSRIPVTLKHCPYFSLPNQPMDNEVSIERLFMDIGLNAFTKLGLVGWKMFTSTYGNNKKLFDLPSFIVDAVRSTLPAASALENAAHLFIRGDGGARTTNNENEIAHYEYGANLASNCVLNAMNAVTPGIRETELGNYLSAEGQYQTVVTIAATGQRFDKANFFPTDKQVERGQPVSLTAGFKGGLSSRTGFAVADESELPANQKDYLDRVAKPYFAAVATWLEQIRIGMPGGEMYALIEKVLDKERYGWHLNPGHLSADEEWMSSPIYNGSAETLKSGMIMQIDIIPTVPGYTGVSAEESIALADSTLQDKIQTAYPALWERIAARRDYLRDELNIHLSDDVIPLSNSVAYLRPFLLAKDRALSC, from the coding sequence ATGAATACCAGAGTTATCCAGCTGAAATCCACAGCGTCTCCCCGCCAGTTCACTGACGTGGTTCCCGTTCCGTTGAGTGATGCAACGATGCTGGAACGTAAAAACAAAGTTCTGGCCCGCATGAAGGATGAAGGTTTTGACGCCATCCTGATCTATGCGGATAAGGAGCACGGGGGTAACTTTGAGTATCTCACGGGATTTTTCCCCCGCTTTGAAGAAGGCCTGCTACTGCTAGAACAAAGCGGTAAGGCTACGCTGATTCTGGGCAATGAAAATCTCAAAATGGCCGGCTATTCCCGCATTCCGGTCACGCTGAAGCACTGCCCGTACTTCTCGCTGCCTAATCAGCCCATGGATAATGAAGTCAGCATCGAGCGGCTGTTTATGGACATCGGCCTTAACGCGTTTACTAAACTCGGGCTGGTTGGCTGGAAAATGTTCACCTCCACCTACGGCAACAACAAAAAGCTGTTTGATTTACCGAGTTTTATTGTCGATGCCGTCAGAAGCACGCTGCCTGCCGCATCCGCGCTGGAAAATGCCGCGCACCTGTTCATTCGTGGCGACGGCGGCGCCCGCACCACCAATAATGAAAATGAAATCGCCCACTATGAATATGGCGCGAATCTGGCGTCCAACTGCGTCCTTAATGCGATGAACGCCGTTACGCCAGGCATTCGTGAAACGGAGCTGGGTAACTATCTGTCGGCAGAGGGGCAGTATCAGACCGTTGTGACCATTGCTGCTACCGGGCAGCGCTTTGATAAGGCCAACTTTTTCCCGACCGACAAGCAGGTTGAACGCGGTCAGCCCGTCTCCCTGACGGCGGGATTTAAGGGCGGACTTTCCAGCCGGACGGGATTCGCCGTGGCGGATGAAAGTGAACTGCCGGCGAACCAGAAAGACTATCTGGACAGAGTGGCGAAACCCTATTTTGCGGCCGTCGCCACCTGGCTTGAGCAGATCCGGATTGGTATGCCCGGCGGCGAGATGTATGCGCTGATTGAAAAGGTGCTGGATAAAGAACGCTACGGCTGGCACCTGAACCCCGGGCATCTGAGCGCGGATGAAGAGTGGATGTCTTCCCCGATTTACAACGGGTCGGCGGAAACGTTAAAAAGCGGCATGATTATGCAGATTGATATTATCCCTACGGTGCCGGGCTATACCGGCGTGAGCGCGGAAGAGAGCATCGCGCTGGCGGACAGCACGCTGCAGGATAAAATCCAGACCGCTTATCCTGCGCTGTGGGAGAGGATCGCTGCCC
- a CDS encoding PTS transporter subunit EIIC, with amino-acid sequence MDNNVFNFLQKVGKSFVLPIAVLPLAGLLLGVGSTLTNPARSTLLDEGSLAFRLVSVLTDSGSILFGILPLLFAVGVALGLAKSSKEVAALSALIAYFVMNAALSSTVKNFLDLDLLLKTPGLISDFMSFKNTMNTSVLGGVVIGIAVAVLHNRFCKIVLPDMLAFFSGERFIPIISCVAAIVIGIAFALVWPWIAGGIASLGAGIARMGEFGVFLYGVILRALIPTGLHHVFYMPFWQTALGGTATVGGEVVVGAQNILFAQLGHGDVISPEVAKFYSGNYIIMMFGFPAAALAMYHTAYKENKTKAKGLLFSASITSFLTGITEPLEFSFLFASPLLYFGIHCVLSGFAFAVVYLLHAGVGYTFSGGFFDFLIYGVIPGNDRTHWIPLVLTGVAFAFLYYITFRVAITRLKLKTPGREDRADDVRLHSRSDYVSSKKSDAGGAGKDLPADTLSERNAQIVAGLGGLGNIEEVDNCATRLRVTLLNGEKVDKALLSQTGAAGVFVKGNSAQVIYGLKVGHIKTELVEYMDAMQKD; translated from the coding sequence ATGGATAATAACGTCTTCAATTTTCTACAAAAAGTAGGTAAGTCATTCGTTCTGCCTATCGCAGTGCTTCCTCTGGCAGGTTTATTACTGGGCGTGGGGTCAACCCTGACCAACCCGGCACGCAGCACGCTGCTTGATGAGGGCAGTTTAGCGTTCCGGCTGGTCTCCGTGCTGACGGACAGCGGCAGTATTCTGTTCGGCATCTTACCACTGCTGTTTGCCGTCGGGGTGGCGCTTGGCCTGGCGAAAAGCAGTAAAGAAGTGGCGGCACTGTCGGCGTTGATAGCGTATTTCGTGATGAACGCCGCACTTTCCAGCACCGTCAAAAACTTTCTGGACCTTGACCTGCTGCTCAAAACGCCCGGACTGATTTCTGACTTCATGAGCTTTAAGAACACCATGAACACCAGCGTGCTGGGTGGGGTGGTTATCGGTATCGCGGTTGCGGTGTTGCATAACCGCTTCTGTAAAATCGTTCTGCCGGACATGCTGGCCTTTTTCTCCGGCGAGCGCTTTATCCCGATAATTTCCTGCGTGGCGGCTATCGTTATCGGCATCGCCTTTGCCCTTGTCTGGCCGTGGATTGCCGGAGGCATTGCCTCGCTGGGCGCAGGCATTGCCCGGATGGGGGAGTTTGGCGTGTTCCTCTACGGGGTGATCCTGCGGGCGCTGATCCCCACCGGCCTGCACCACGTATTCTATATGCCGTTCTGGCAGACTGCGCTGGGGGGCACCGCCACCGTGGGCGGCGAAGTGGTGGTGGGCGCGCAGAATATTCTGTTTGCTCAACTCGGCCACGGCGACGTCATCAGCCCCGAAGTGGCGAAATTCTATTCCGGCAACTACATCATTATGATGTTTGGCTTCCCGGCTGCGGCGCTGGCGATGTACCACACGGCGTATAAAGAAAATAAAACCAAAGCCAAAGGACTGCTGTTTTCCGCATCGATTACCTCCTTCCTCACCGGGATCACGGAGCCGCTGGAGTTTTCATTCCTGTTCGCTTCGCCGCTGCTCTACTTCGGGATCCACTGTGTGCTTTCCGGCTTTGCCTTTGCGGTGGTTTACCTGCTTCATGCCGGCGTGGGCTATACCTTCTCGGGCGGGTTCTTTGACTTTCTGATCTACGGCGTGATCCCCGGCAACGACCGCACGCACTGGATCCCCCTGGTGCTGACCGGCGTGGCGTTTGCCTTCCTCTACTACATTACGTTCCGGGTGGCGATTACCCGACTGAAACTGAAAACGCCCGGTCGCGAAGATCGTGCGGACGATGTCCGCCTGCACAGCCGGTCGGACTACGTCAGCAGTAAAAAAAGCGATGCCGGTGGTGCCGGTAAGGATCTGCCCGCTGACACCCTGAGCGAACGAAACGCACAAATCGTTGCCGGACTGGGTGGCCTGGGCAATATCGAAGAGGTGGACAACTGCGCAACGCGGCTGCGCGTGACCTTACTCAACGGTGAGAAGGTTGATAAGGCGCTGCTCAGCCAGACGGGGGCGGCCGGTGTATTTGTGAAAGGGAACAGTGCCCAGGTGATATACGGCCTGAAGGTTGGGCATATCAAAACTGAACTCGTTGAATATATGGATGCAATGCAAAAGGACTAA
- a CDS encoding ogr/Delta-like zinc finger family protein — protein MNANYRPDIAAEEFGLPHCSYCKSPAHTKSSRYMSEQVRERDH, from the coding sequence ATAAATGCAAATTATCGGCCTGACATAGCCGCTGAAGAGTTTGGGCTGCCGCACTGCTCGTACTGCAAAAGCCCCGCTCACACCAAGTCCAGCCGCTACATGTCGGAGCAGGTTAGGGAGCGCGATCACTAG
- a CDS encoding DUF6404 family protein, translating to MTFEGKKKKAIALLEEKKMWRSNYAPPILRLCWKLGGKVPPPPFAPFWLNTLLYTAWFGPLWGVIMWFSHWQHQDFSVLRAVSTALLTGLLFGISMALFHYWGRWKNKLPDWKSL from the coding sequence ATGACGTTTGAAGGCAAGAAGAAAAAGGCAATAGCGCTGCTGGAGGAAAAAAAGATGTGGCGGAGCAATTATGCGCCACCGATCCTGCGCTTGTGCTGGAAGCTTGGGGGTAAAGTACCGCCCCCACCGTTTGCCCCTTTCTGGCTGAATACGTTGTTATATACCGCCTGGTTCGGCCCTCTGTGGGGCGTTATTATGTGGTTTAGTCACTGGCAACATCAGGATTTCAGCGTGTTGCGTGCGGTGTCTACCGCCCTCTTGACCGGTTTGCTGTTTGGTATATCCATGGCACTATTCCATTACTGGGGCAGGTGGAAAAACAAACTGCCTGACTGGAAGAGTCTGTGA
- a CDS encoding DeoR/GlpR family DNA-binding transcription regulator, with amino-acid sequence MLIEDRLEKIKKIIQENKSVSIETLVARTGVSKDTVRRDLIRLEQDNIIKRTHGGAVFNNRDALIFDYTERAGTLNPVKESIAEQAARLINDNTSVIFDASTTVESVIRQLGDKPMRAITNSLTNASQLAKNKACEVKLLPGTLHKEQLFLFGGETIQKLAEYHVDSVLLGIFAISEKGVFIHTEEEGLVKRQMVLQGTKVIALADHTKINTTGFFKVCDLSQIDVLITDSRPDDNFMKALKEHDVELILTTTLT; translated from the coding sequence ATGCTGATTGAAGACCGTTTAGAGAAGATCAAAAAAATCATTCAGGAAAACAAGAGCGTTTCCATCGAAACGCTGGTCGCCAGAACGGGCGTATCTAAAGACACCGTCCGCCGCGACCTGATCAGGCTTGAGCAGGACAACATCATCAAACGTACGCACGGTGGCGCGGTGTTCAATAACCGCGATGCTCTGATTTTTGATTACACAGAGCGTGCAGGCACCCTGAACCCGGTTAAAGAAAGCATTGCAGAGCAGGCCGCCCGGCTGATTAACGACAATACCAGCGTGATTTTTGATGCCTCGACCACGGTGGAGTCGGTCATCCGTCAACTCGGCGATAAGCCGATGCGGGCGATTACCAACTCACTGACCAATGCCAGCCAGCTGGCAAAAAATAAGGCCTGCGAGGTCAAACTGCTGCCGGGAACCCTGCACAAGGAGCAGCTGTTTTTATTCGGAGGAGAGACGATTCAGAAGCTGGCGGAGTATCACGTTGATTCCGTCCTGCTGGGCATTTTTGCCATCTCTGAAAAAGGCGTTTTCATTCATACCGAAGAAGAAGGCCTGGTGAAAAGGCAGATGGTGCTGCAGGGAACCAAAGTTATTGCCCTGGCCGATCACACAAAAATTAATACCACCGGATTTTTTAAGGTCTGCGATCTCTCGCAGATAGATGTACTGATTACGGACAGTCGTCCCGACGACAATTTTATGAAGGCGTTAAAGGAACATGACGTCGAACTCATTCTGACTACTACGTTAACGTGA
- a CDS encoding MBL fold metallo-hydrolase: protein MQIRKRLYLVSGGTYGRLGNAYAVEHSEGFILIDCSVPGARDTILANLRHWDISEDRITHVLMTHGHDDHAGCAAWFQQKGAKVCVGAADAQMLTDGHLGLNSPQTNHVMPPCTPDQTFDRDTVLQIGDLTIQVYLAPGHTDGSVLYYLTLGEDRVLFSGDMFFPDGETGAAAFTGWKGDMTYSGEKLGESFARLWQLDLKPTVVVGGHGIPRIGSDAHDCIRTAYKYWMLNNR from the coding sequence ATGCAGATTAGAAAAAGACTGTACCTTGTTTCAGGCGGCACCTACGGCAGGCTGGGCAACGCCTACGCCGTAGAGCACAGCGAGGGCTTTATCCTGATTGACTGCAGCGTTCCCGGCGCGCGGGATACTATTCTGGCGAACCTCCGCCACTGGGACATCAGCGAGGATCGCATCACCCACGTTTTAATGACGCACGGCCACGACGACCACGCGGGCTGCGCCGCCTGGTTTCAGCAGAAAGGGGCGAAAGTGTGCGTGGGGGCGGCAGACGCGCAGATGCTGACTGACGGCCATCTGGGCCTGAACAGCCCGCAGACCAACCACGTGATGCCGCCCTGTACGCCGGATCAAACCTTTGACCGCGATACGGTGCTGCAAATCGGCGACCTGACGATTCAGGTTTACCTGGCCCCGGGCCATACCGACGGCAGCGTACTGTACTACCTGACGCTGGGCGAAGACCGCGTGCTGTTCAGCGGCGACATGTTTTTCCCGGACGGCGAAACCGGCGCTGCCGCCTTTACCGGCTGGAAAGGGGATATGACCTACAGCGGCGAAAAGCTGGGAGAAAGCTTTGCCAGACTGTGGCAGTTGGACCTCAAGCCAACCGTGGTCGTTGGCGGACACGGCATCCCCCGCATAGGCAGCGATGCGCATGACTGCATCAGAACGGCTTATAAATACTGGATGCTGAATAATCGGTAG
- a CDS encoding AAA family ATPase, producing the protein MILTNVELGPFRSINTAQSCAIDHRITVLVGMNEAGKTVFLQGIHKASDALGSESFDVIEDYPRKDLTRYNKTHQDKPEIAIKLTYLPEKDELDRVNKLYSTDLKEGFSYSISTNYKNIRTVNISIDEKPIIDKILNSGDFSSDTILHLRNATTIRKLVESLDDLDLNESEQKSHQKLSARIKACHWDNITSQEVFKHLDLSQPKTLYFSDYDILPGKLNIKDLARRYKLSESDPTQLTAKHKSILALLRMADVSIDELSDTDGYESLKAKIEGVSNSLTDQIMQFWKQNENIEVVVDIQSDSKDEAPFNDGANIYLRIKNSRHRVTTPFDKRSRGFIWFFSFLVWFDSVQYQFNTEDEDRKLILLLDEPALALHALAQSDFLNYIDHLSKNHQVIYTTHSPFMVHPDRLNQVRMVEDKDKIGTIITENLSSTDPRTIFPLQAALGWDIAQNLFISKRNLLVEGPSELIYLKQLSAYLEAKNRTGLNENITIVPTGGLDKIITFIALLGANNLNIAVLHDYDGKSNQKLDEMIKNKTIHPKSIKNTSMYTENKDKPSDIEDLLSNKIYLDYFNKTFGSQIQEKIKLTDLPSGTRIVERINRHLKEKNISLRPSGGFNHYLVASTFGTTPPKIIDDKTLDKFEILFKDVNNILN; encoded by the coding sequence ATGATTTTAACTAACGTTGAACTTGGTCCTTTCCGTTCGATTAACACTGCCCAAAGCTGTGCTATTGACCATAGAATAACTGTTCTAGTAGGCATGAACGAAGCCGGAAAAACAGTCTTTCTTCAGGGAATACATAAAGCAAGCGATGCACTAGGTTCAGAGAGTTTTGATGTTATAGAAGATTATCCTAGAAAAGACCTTACACGTTATAATAAAACACACCAAGATAAACCAGAAATCGCCATCAAGCTGACATATCTTCCTGAAAAAGATGAACTTGATCGCGTAAATAAACTATACAGCACTGATCTCAAGGAAGGGTTTTCTTATTCAATTTCAACGAATTACAAAAACATTAGAACCGTAAATATATCTATCGATGAAAAACCAATAATTGATAAAATACTAAACTCAGGGGACTTTTCCTCTGACACCATATTGCATTTAAGAAATGCAACAACGATTAGAAAGCTCGTTGAATCTTTAGATGACTTAGACTTAAACGAAAGCGAGCAAAAATCCCATCAAAAATTATCAGCAAGAATAAAAGCATGTCATTGGGATAACATAACCAGTCAAGAAGTTTTTAAACACTTGGACTTATCACAGCCAAAAACGTTATATTTCAGTGACTATGACATTCTACCTGGAAAACTAAACATTAAAGACTTGGCGCGTAGATATAAATTATCTGAAAGTGATCCAACTCAATTAACAGCTAAACATAAATCCATTTTAGCACTACTGAGGATGGCAGATGTCAGCATTGATGAGCTTTCTGATACGGATGGTTATGAGTCACTAAAAGCTAAAATAGAAGGCGTATCTAACAGCTTAACTGACCAAATAATGCAGTTCTGGAAACAGAATGAAAATATAGAAGTTGTTGTAGATATTCAGAGTGATTCTAAAGATGAAGCTCCATTTAATGATGGAGCCAACATATACCTTCGCATAAAAAACAGCAGACATAGAGTGACCACGCCTTTCGATAAAAGAAGCCGTGGTTTCATATGGTTCTTTAGCTTTTTAGTGTGGTTTGATAGTGTACAATATCAGTTCAATACAGAAGACGAAGATAGGAAACTTATATTATTGCTCGATGAGCCAGCACTAGCATTACATGCTCTAGCACAATCTGACTTCCTTAATTACATAGATCACCTATCAAAAAATCATCAAGTTATTTATACTACCCACTCTCCCTTCATGGTTCATCCTGATAGATTAAATCAAGTTCGCATGGTTGAAGATAAAGATAAGATTGGGACTATAATAACAGAAAACCTTTCGAGTACTGATCCCAGAACAATATTCCCCCTTCAGGCCGCCCTTGGTTGGGATATTGCACAAAATTTATTTATATCAAAGAGAAATCTTTTAGTTGAAGGGCCATCTGAACTTATTTACCTTAAACAACTATCAGCTTATCTCGAAGCAAAGAACAGAACTGGATTGAATGAAAACATAACTATTGTGCCTACTGGCGGGTTAGATAAAATAATAACATTCATTGCTTTACTTGGCGCAAACAATCTTAATATAGCAGTACTTCATGATTATGATGGAAAAAGCAACCAGAAGTTGGATGAAATGATAAAAAACAAAACAATACATCCAAAATCCATTAAAAACACCTCTATGTACACCGAAAACAAAGACAAACCTAGTGATATAGAGGATCTGTTATCAAACAAAATCTACCTTGATTATTTCAACAAAACATTTGGTAGTCAAATTCAAGAAAAAATAAAACTAACAGATTTACCTTCTGGCACTAGAATTGTAGAGCGGATTAATAGACACCTTAAAGAAAAAAACATATCGCTGAGACCTTCCGGAGGTTTTAATCATTACCTCGTCGCTTCGACATTTGGTACCACACCACCGAAAATAATTGACGATAAAACATTAGATAAATTTGAAATTCTTTTTAAAGATGTCAATAACATACTAAATTAA